In Cryptomeria japonica chromosome 1, Sugi_1.0, whole genome shotgun sequence, the sequence ttttcatttgagaaaattcttatttgttaaaaaaatttaGATTTATGGAGGAAATGAAAATTGATTGTTTAAAGATGATTATATTGAAGTAGTTCAACTAGTATTAAACTTTCTATACTTTTCTATTGGCTTCTTTCTACTTCTTATATTTGTAAAATCATACTAACCTATTGTAAGATCTCTCATAAGTTGAACCTTAAGAACATGTTTATCATatgttttcaaaaataaaatttttgtGAGACATTAATATACTTATATGTTTATGTGCTTTCTTATTAGGTCCCTTGACAACAACTATTTTAATGGAACATTGCCCAATTTGACTAGTCCCTTGAAGCTAGAGATATTGTAAGTACATCAAACTTTCAACTCATAGAACTTTCAATTTTGAATCTTTATATTCACAAATATTCCATCTATGAAATTTATAAAGTGTACAGTATAGTACATATAACATTAGATGCACCTACCTCATGTATGAACAATGCATATAATAATAGACACCATAAAGTATTTTTTTTTACTTAAAgtgaatgtaatttttttaatttgattaacaTAACTTTatcattaaaatttatttattacagTCACCTTTATGAATAAAGGGATTTGTTTAGAAGTATAATATGTTGAaaaatatataattgtaattacTAAATTGGATGAAAAATGCAGGAATATCCAACACAATAGTTTAACTGGACAACTTCCTGAATGGATATCTAAATTGTCAAGCCTTGAAGAGTTGTATGTCTCTCTCTCCTTTATTAATGAAATTTCTATGTGTCTTATTGATGTGGTACAATAATTAAAGTCATATGCTACTTTTAAAATTATGTTAAAAAAATCTATatcaataattttaaaaatatgattATATTCTTAACAATAATTCGCACaatttgaaataaagtaatttcatATGTATTTGatattttcaaaaaattgaaagaaataatGGTTAGTCAATTATCATTGAAATCACGTGTTTCATatgattaaattcatttataattatCCATATTTAGAATCTTGAAATAATGGTTATTATacattataataatataattctaTTGAAATATACATTTTAATTAGGATATTAAACAAATGTGATTTATAAAGGATATTATAATGAATATATGATAAgggttaaaaaaatattatattattttttatttagatgGACGGCTTCTAAAATAACAAGCATAATATTAAGTGTTTATTTTTAAATCACATAAAAACTAGCAATTTTTTGGAaaatcattatttaaaaaaaaaatttatcatattttttatgaaaatattgtagtgagtagtatatttttaaaaaaattaatataaatttgcaaatattaagtttgataaaagtGCAAGCGTCTCCAAAATAATTATTTATGTGATAAAGTTTCAGATTGGTTATCCAAACCATCCCAACTCAAAGACTTGTACCTCATCACATATTTCTTCATTAGAATTTGCTAAAAGTAATTAGATTTATGAAAGAAACAAGAAATCGTTGGTTTTATATCATTGAATTgatatgactcaacaaaaaatagaaCTTTTTGATAGACTTCTTGTACTATAATATTTGTCACAAATATCCACTTTTAATTGTAACATCTCTCATGACTTAAATGTCATGAACATGCTCATCATATGCTTCTTTAAAAAATATTCTTGTATGATATTAatatacttatatttgcatatgcaTTCTTCTCAGATCAATCAACAACAATTATTTCAATGGAATGTTGCCCAATTTGACTGAACTCTCCAAATTAGAAATTTTGTGAGTATATCAAGTCCtcaacaaatatgatttatcattTCCATAAAGGCTATCTTCAAGAAGCACCCACCTCATTATATGAATAATGTATATAATTAGAAACTTACCGTTCAAAATGaacaatataaaatatttatattttttccaATTACATGTTTGATGCATGTGCAGACATCTCCAAAATAATTATTTATCTGGTAAACTCCCAGATTGGTTATCTGGACTTCCTCGCCTCAAAGAATTGTAGGTCTATACCATTGCTGCACTTTGTTACTGTCTTTTTAGGCAATCACTTACAAATATTAAATTTCCATATTGCTTTTGGGATTGTGGCAGAAATATATCCAACAATAATTTCAAAGGTGTCATTCCAGAGCAACTTCTCAACAAAAAGAATTTAGCATTCGAGTAATGtcatatttattgtatttaattttatatgtgttAGATTTCCATTTTCTTGTTTctatttgaaaatattttgaaagcAAAATTTGATTTATTTAGCGCAGTTTCAGTGGCAACAAACACCTTTGCCAGACAAAGCGTGAGTGTCGTGATCACCCTTCTTCGAAGACAGTGATTGCGCTTGGAGTAGTTGGAGGCCTAATTTTAACCGCCATTTTAGTGGGTATTATTGTCATGTATCGAATGAAATTGAAAAGTGCTTGCACTCAGCCGAGCCCTCTTGGTACGATTTTCACATTCATGACACCATGCATATTATTATTATGCAAGAATGAAAACAAAACTTAGAGTTTACTTTTCATATCTGTTACAACAAAACAATATGCAGATTATCTGATGGTCAATGTAGCAAATTCTTCAAAATCTCGCGCCTTTACTCTTGAGGAAATGACGAGGGCGACAAATAATTTTACCCATAAAATTGGACACGGGTCGTTTGGAACTGTTTTCTTGGGGAAATTGGAGGAGGGGAAGCAAATTGCTGTAAAAGTACTATCCGTTTTCTCCAAACACGGAATTGACCAGTTCTTGAATGAGGTAATGCATAGATTCCTGAAGCACTTCATTTCTTGTCACATTATTTGAGAATTCTTAGTGCTTTGAACTGTATGAACAGGTTCATCTTCTGTCCAAAATCAATCATAAGAAGCTGGTTTCATTTCTTGGTTATTGTATATGTAATGAATCCAGAGACCTTATGCTTGTGTATGAGTATATGTCTGGAGGGTCTCTCAGTGACAACCTTTACGGTAATTATAAACCTCAAACATTTATAGAGGCCAAAGATAAACTTCACATATTTCTTTCAACAATAGAAGCTAGAGATgaccaaaaaatgtagtctttctGTTTGCAGATCCAGAGGCACCAAAATATCCCCAACTAGACTGGAAAACCAGGCTTAAAATAGCTTTGGATGCCGCAGAAGGTTATTCTTTAAAGCAATTTTTTATTTCATCATCAAATCAGTAAATCCCTGATTTAAATCATTGTGTTCAAAATGCTACATGTAAAGTTTCTAGTGAAAGTAATGCTTTTTAATTTCTTTAAATAACAAAACTTGCAGGGCTGGAATATCTCCACGTAGGTTGCAGTCCAAAAATAATTCACAGAGATGTTAAGACCTCCAACATTCTTCTAGACAGTAATTTGAATGGCAAACTGGCTGACTTCGGTATTTCAAGAGTGACAGGAAATGGGGAAACTTCTCAAGTCAATACAACTATAAAAGGAACTCCTGGATATTTAGATCCAATGTAATTCTTACAAGTTTGATGTTCCTATAAATCTCAGTCCATTTTATTCGAATATTTAATCTTTATCCCTTTTACAATGGCAGGTATTATAAAACTCATATCTTGACAGATAAGAGTGACGTGTATAGTTTTGGCGTCGTTTTGTTTGAGCTTATATGTGGCCGGAAACCCATAGATTTAGAAGTATCTACCGAAAAAATATTGTTGACTGAATGGGTAAGAAATCCCACTAATTTCCCAAACAAGAAAAATGCGCTAATGGCGTACCCTTTTCTGGCCAAAACATAAAACAGTGGCTCTATGCTTGATTGAACAGGTTGCATCTTATGCGGGAGCAGATAGAAGTGGGGCCAACAGTCAAGAAATAGTTGACAAAAGGTTGGGCAACCGCTACAATATGAAATCCATCGTTCATTTGACCAAGCTAGCCTGGAGATGTATTGCAAGCGAGCCTTCCGGTAGACCAAGCATTAGTGAGGTTGTGGCGGAGATCAAAGAAGCTGTGACATTTGAGGAAGAGTATTATCGAGTTCCAGATGAACTGTCACTCACGTTCAGTGACAGTTATAATAGGTTTGAAAGGGATAGTCCATAATAATGTAGAAGTATCCTGAGTTCAGTAGTGTGGTTTCGAAAATTGTAAAAGTAAATTTCTTCGAGTTTGAAGCAACATGTTTTTTAAACCTTAGAAGGTGGAGGAAGTCAACCTCTCTATATTTAACGTAGATATATTGCTTTGTGAGACACAGTGAGCATCCCTTTCCTTGTATTAATGTCATCGGACCATCGCCAATCAATGGGGAATTTATATATTTTCCACATATGCATTGAACATAAACACCTCAACTTTGTTATGGCCAGCAAACTCAGTAATTCAGGTAAAGATGAATGGCTTGAGAAAAATGCCATAGCCGAATCTGTATGTTCTGTCTTTTACCATTTCATAGTAAAGTATAAAGAATATGCATCCACTTATAGTTAGTATTACGAAAGTCTTAATAGCTACTCATCACATAGTTGTGAAGAGTTCACTTTAGTTATTAGAACCATTTTTCAATTCATTGCACTAATATAATTGAAGTGTATGGGTTCAAGGTTAAACGCATTGAATGTTGATGCAGGTTTTGGTCAAAATTAATCTAAGTTCTACGATCTTGTTGTAAATCTTGCAAGAAGTTGTAGATAGAAAAATTTAGGCATTTCTTCCTATGAGTGATGGATGGATTCTCCCCTTAGCAAAGATGTGCAACTATGACGACAAGTTATTTTGTCCATGCGCAGTAATATTGATGCCAAATCTTGAATTAGCCTTTTCATGGTTCTCTATAGAGTATTGGTAATCGGTCTTAAGAAATCTTTCTCAATGCTCCAATATCATGACATTATGCCTTCGTTTTTCCTCTGTTAATTTCCATCATTTTACTTATGCATAGAGATTTAATGTTACTTCTATGGTTGATTTATTACACGTAAAATTATTTTCTCTCTGCAATACTTTCCTTGTGGGTATTATGCCTAGTTCCTTATCTTTAATCATGCACCCTCATTTGTCTAGATTTATTTTCGTTCTTACATCTCTTGTGAAATAACCTAaataaaaattagattattttgAAATATGTGTAATGGATTAAAGTAAAACAAGGCTTTTCAACTTATTTTAAAACTAATTTGATTAACACTAGTGAaggattaaataaaattttaagattagatctaaaaaagaaaacaaatggaaataaatatttgtaaaatatgaataaaaaatagaaataaacaaaTAAAGGGTTGAAATGCACTTGTAGATAGAgttaaaaataacataaaatatataaatatgatcTAAGAAAAACTTTATGTGCATAGAGGTAGCATTAACCTAACTTGTTATATTAGTATCTAATAGTTTTataatcaattatttatattgCCATCTACTAGGAAATGATTGACTTGGGAGAAACCATCACTTTATATCCCTTCTTGTTGGATCTTAGGGGCCCAACTTTGATGAGGCATAGGGCCATCATAGTAGTGGGGCAATTTTTTCTAAAATGGAGAGTTTTATTTGAAAATGCATATGACACAGACAAGGAGGAAGAGTTTAGAGATTTCACCATTTTGAATGGCTTTCTCACTCCCACAGAAGAAAATGAATCTTCCCAATCAAGCAAAGAGGCTCAAATAGACTTGCAAAGATACAATAGACATGGTTGTGGGTGAGGTCGTGGCAGAGGTCGTGCTCGTGGGCTTCATTGAGGAAGGGGTCAAGGTCGAGGGCTAGGGGTTGAATTCATAAGAAGTTGAAAGATATGCTTTctctagtttttagttttgaatttcTGTAAAGATTTCTAGAAACTTGCAAAAACGCTATGGGGATAAATCCTGGTATGGTAGAAGATGGGTTTATTTCTAGTATGATTTAGATGAACTGTTTCAAAATTTTGTGGGAAGTAAAAAGTTTCCATTAGAATTTTAGtccttattttgaattttgaattttaagcaTGGCCTGGAAGGTCTAACCATCTGATATTCTCAATGTATTTTGATATTTTAATTCTTAATACTAAAACTCTTGGCTCTGGCTTATActgataagaaaaaaaaaagattgttgattgaaatatggaaaaaatgacaagattttgacaaattgaAAGAGTTTCACATGATGATGAAAATCTATAACTATCAAACTATGATCTAGATACTTGTAAAAATTTAATGATGaaatataaattttcttttatatgTAGGATGCCCAAGGAGTGTGACCTATATCTAGAGGGTAACATATTCTTATATTTCAAGCCTACAATTTTTTTCACAGAATATCCATGAGTTGATTTTGAGCACTCTTCTTTGCTATCACTTTTATTGGATCTGCATACaataatttttaaataacttttaaGTGCAAATTCAATGTAAAGAATATGAAAAATGCTAATAATTAAAGAAGAGTCCACCTTGATCAATGtgataagaaagaaaaggaaagggtCTTATATAGTCCACGATGCCAACCATCCATGTATGGATCTAGAGCTCTATGGGACTCCCTCGTACTCCTTGCGGGAGGTACTCCACTACACTACAAATGAagcatacataccttacccccttgtgggatatgataatgaaaaaatataaaaataatatctaTACTTTAAAAGAATGTAAATATAATACATTATATCTTCTTGTATTGTTTATGCAGGTTAGAATAAAGCTTCTATATTAAGATGAATCATGATGTGATAGAAATTAAATAAAAGATATCTTGtatgttaaatttaatttatattatataatccAATTTTAAATCTTCATAAGGAAGAAAGAAAAGTGTTCTAATcacccaaaataaataaaaataaataaataaataataaattaacccTAAAACTAAtcaccccaaaaaaaaaaattaaccctaAAACTATCGCCCTATCTAAAATTCACTCGACTCACTCTTGCTTCCGGTTACCAATTAACTATAACGAAGAGAAATTGGCTAAGATATAGTGGTCCGATGAGAAGGTGAGGAGGAAAAGTGACCCATATTGGGCGTAGCTCATATATTTATTATTTCATCTCTGGTTTCTCTCATCTCGCTGGTTCATTGTAGTAAGGGATGCATCCTAAATGGCAGTTATGCAAATGTATATATGCTAATTGTTCTTCTTTTCTTCTATTGTTAATTTTTTAGACGACAAAGGAGGTTTTATGGTGGTTCGGAAACATTCATTAATATTGCTTTTTGTTGTGCGTGTAGATATCTCATAGCGCTTAATATTTCATGAcgtttctttcctttctcatttgtctGCTGTCATTTTGTCCTTGCAAGTTTAAATGGAAGGCTAAGTATACAAATACACTAAACATGGTTGATCTTTAACGCATGCCAAATCCTAAGTTCTTGTTTCAGAGTATGCTGCGACATAGaccaaaaattattttattttgccttcgtttttttctttttttatgcaTTTATTCATTCGATTTCCCTTTGTTGATATAGATCAAGGCGTTGAATTTCATGGGTCGACCTGTAAAGGGGTGACATGCTTTCCAATGCATACCCCCTCT encodes:
- the LOC131036078 gene encoding probable LRR receptor-like serine/threonine-protein kinase At5g48740; the encoded protein is MEVIACNRHVGGVSLFLFLFLFFLWCTLFNANAQPEGFLSIDCGGEESYTDPNTTITWVPDDNFIQNLGEKAESYYKDHYDLDLYLGSLRVFPKPLNKSCYTLPLTPNVPHLLRLWFVDANSTRSAVFNYSVETLDMLYMENMVLYYCVACATETILVSADSLVHICLIRTSECDDPVISAIELRLLKPGMYDMAKSGTILSLIERDDMRGGDNITRYPQDRFDRWWYPWWPEGTNLVNISKSISVKNTKNIPPLDVMQTAVVSNTSHSGGVYLSLEESKTTRKAVVILYFAKLNSSESSSISVGINNVIRNPPINLVEDFSAIEVAFQYNPNNRARRGTIVSLQSNIPNHTPIINALETYSLVSTQPATSANDVEALREVGKALSLKNWISDPCFGLPWQGIICKNVSSTIRISKINLSGRHLRGPIPPSFGELDELVSMSLDNNYFNGTLPNLTSPLKLEILNIQHNSLTGQLPEWISKLSSLEELSINNNYFNGMLPNLTELSKLEILHLQNNYLSGKLPDWLSGLPRLKELNISNNNFKGVIPEQLLNKKNLAFDFSGNKHLCQTKRECRDHPSSKTVIALGVVGGLILTAILVGIIVMYRMKLKSACTQPSPLDYLMVNVANSSKSRAFTLEEMTRATNNFTHKIGHGSFGTVFLGKLEEGKQIAVKVLSVFSKHGIDQFLNEVHLLSKINHKKLVSFLGYCICNESRDLMLVYEYMSGGSLSDNLYDPEAPKYPQLDWKTRLKIALDAAEGLEYLHVGCSPKIIHRDVKTSNILLDSNLNGKLADFGISRVTGNGETSQVNTTIKGTPGYLDPMYYKTHILTDKSDVYSFGVVLFELICGRKPIDLEVSTEKILLTEWVASYAGADRSGANSQEIVDKRLGNRYNMKSIVHLTKLAWRCIASEPSGRPSISEVVAEIKEAVTFEEEYYRVPDELSLTFSDSYNRFERDSP